In the genome of Acidimicrobiia bacterium, one region contains:
- the cpaB gene encoding Flp pilus assembly protein CpaB yields the protein MSNRRTLMAAAAIVLAAVAGIGVYVYASNADKRAQDNARFVDALVATSDIAKGTTGREALQAGLIQKEKVARGSVPSSIVTNVNDLVDKVTPGRIDTKQFITAQTFVSAEEGVGGPFAQAIAKQDLVAVTVNVDAERGVANQIAPGDHVDIATTTTDENGVATTTWFLRNVKVLAVGALTVQQQPVAQTSDGATAPPAVQSGLLTFEVTSEDALSVIDANNGQSKMYLVLLPPKLGSSSGGTAAPASGSR from the coding sequence GTGTCGAATCGCCGAACGCTGATGGCCGCCGCCGCCATCGTCCTCGCCGCTGTCGCGGGGATCGGGGTGTACGTGTACGCCTCGAACGCCGACAAGCGCGCGCAAGACAACGCGCGCTTTGTCGACGCGCTGGTCGCGACGAGCGACATCGCGAAGGGCACGACCGGCCGAGAGGCGCTGCAAGCCGGCCTGATCCAGAAGGAGAAGGTCGCGCGTGGGTCGGTGCCGTCGTCGATCGTCACGAACGTCAACGACCTGGTCGACAAAGTCACGCCCGGCCGTATCGACACGAAGCAGTTCATCACCGCGCAGACGTTCGTCTCCGCGGAGGAGGGTGTCGGCGGGCCGTTCGCGCAGGCGATCGCGAAACAAGATCTTGTCGCGGTCACCGTCAACGTGGACGCGGAGCGCGGCGTCGCGAACCAGATTGCCCCGGGCGATCACGTCGATATCGCCACGACCACCACTGACGAGAACGGCGTCGCGACCACGACGTGGTTCCTCCGGAACGTGAAGGTGCTCGCGGTCGGGGCCTTGACCGTGCAACAGCAGCCGGTCGCGCAAACGAGCGACGGCGCGACCGCGCCGCCCGCGGTGCAGTCCGGGCTGCTGACCTTCGAGGTCACGTCCGAAGACGCGCTGAGTGTCATCGACGCGAACAACGGGCAGAGCAAGATGTACCTGGTGCTGCTGCCGCCGAAGCTCGGCTCGAGCAGCGGTGGTACGGCGGCGCCGGCGAGCGGCTCTCGGTAG